In a single window of the Sphingosinicella microcystinivorans genome:
- a CDS encoding DUF3576 domain-containing protein, translating into MGLAVALALLAACGGKKAAPRADLAAATTTTIGVNSYLWRASLETLAFMPMAQVDSNGGVIVTDWYANPQAPGERVKVTVYILDRELRADALRVAAVRQQQQGGNWVDAPVRAGTVQKLEETILARARDMRRAVYQG; encoded by the coding sequence ATGGGTCTGGCGGTCGCGCTGGCCCTGCTCGCCGCCTGCGGAGGCAAGAAGGCCGCGCCGCGCGCCGACCTCGCCGCCGCGACGACGACGACGATCGGCGTCAATTCCTACCTCTGGCGGGCGAGCCTCGAAACGCTGGCGTTCATGCCGATGGCGCAGGTCGATTCGAACGGCGGCGTCATCGTCACCGACTGGTACGCCAATCCGCAGGCGCCCGGCGAGCGCGTGAAGGTGACCGTCTACATCCTCGACCGCGAATTGCGCGCCGACGCGCTGCGCGTCGCCGCCGTCCGCCAGCAGCAGCAGGGCGGCAACTGGGTGGATGCCCCGGTGCGCGCCGGCACCGTACAGAAGCTGGAGGAAACCATCCTCGCCCGC
- a CDS encoding porin gives MIRVGTHATKALAAISAGLMLCALPAAASTKKPVEKVAADKAAAATSSETKRKLTTTAGVVTPLKAETLGSFTPPMLDNARRAGVAGASQERTFRFTPSGKSRDSKALALGVTSRVVRAAAPETARPAETEAATAYNFDVSVALKGFALTGGYSKIASVLSDEREGIDLGLSYRGSRWKTALQLNAERDADGWVNPLSLDKRYTVELGGAYALSPRLSVIGGVRYQMSEPDPSGRYLLRRGERLGTDAEAGAVYLGTSFSF, from the coding sequence ATGATTCGGGTTGGGACACACGCGACGAAGGCACTGGCCGCGATTTCCGCGGGCCTGATGCTGTGCGCGCTTCCCGCCGCCGCCTCCACCAAGAAGCCGGTCGAAAAGGTCGCGGCCGACAAGGCCGCCGCCGCGACGTCTTCGGAAACGAAGCGCAAGCTGACGACGACGGCGGGCGTGGTGACTCCGCTCAAGGCCGAAACGCTCGGCTCGTTCACGCCGCCGATGCTCGACAACGCCCGCCGCGCAGGGGTTGCCGGTGCGTCGCAGGAACGCACGTTCCGCTTCACGCCTTCGGGCAAGAGCCGCGACAGCAAGGCGCTGGCGCTGGGCGTCACGTCGCGCGTCGTCCGCGCGGCCGCGCCGGAAACCGCGCGCCCGGCCGAGACCGAAGCGGCGACCGCCTACAACTTCGACGTGTCGGTCGCGCTCAAGGGCTTCGCGCTCACCGGCGGCTACAGCAAGATCGCCAGCGTGCTCAGCGACGAGCGCGAGGGCATCGACCTCGGTCTCTCCTATCGCGGCAGCCGCTGGAAGACCGCGCTTCAGCTGAACGCCGAGCGCGATGCGGACGGCTGGGTGAACCCGCTCAGCCTCGACAAGCGCTACACGGTCGAACTCGGCGGCGCCTATGCGCTGAGCCCGCGCCTGTCGGTCATCGGCGGCGTCCGCTACCAGATGTCGGAACCGGATCCCTCGGGCCGCTACCTGCTGCGCCGCGGCGAGCGGCTCGGCACCGACGCCGAAGCCGGCGCGGTCTATCTCGGCACCTCCTTCAGCTTCTAG
- a CDS encoding thiamine phosphate synthase, with the protein MRRRHSRQPLPETLPEIWLFTDPRMGEALWDAIRRLPRGSGVVLRHYGAADRRAIAKRAAALARRHGHMLVVAGDARLARAVGAAGVHMPDGGRPARDVITAASHDRAGLVRARRAGARLVFLSPVFPTRSHPGARTLGPLRFGLMARGAGIAVAALGGMNRERYARMQPLGAQAWGAIDAWL; encoded by the coding sequence ATGCGACGCCGCCACTCCCGCCAGCCCCTGCCCGAGACGTTGCCTGAAATCTGGCTGTTCACCGACCCGCGCATGGGCGAGGCGCTGTGGGACGCCATCCGCCGCCTGCCGCGCGGCAGCGGCGTCGTGCTCAGGCACTACGGCGCAGCCGACCGGCGCGCTATCGCCAAACGCGCGGCGGCTCTGGCACGGCGACATGGGCACATGCTTGTCGTCGCGGGCGACGCCCGGCTCGCGCGTGCCGTAGGCGCGGCGGGGGTCCATATGCCGGACGGCGGACGCCCGGCACGTGACGTCATAACGGCAGCGTCACATGATCGCGCAGGGCTGGTACGGGCGCGAAGGGCAGGTGCACGGCTGGTATTTCTCTCCCCCGTGTTCCCGACACGCTCGCACCCCGGCGCCCGGACGCTTGGCCCGCTCCGGTTCGGGCTGATGGCGCGTGGAGCGGGGATCGCCGTCGCCGCGCTCGGCGGCATGAACCGCGAGCGCTACGCGCGGATGCAGCCGCTCGGCGCGCAGGCATGGGGCGCGATCGACGCGTGGCTATGA